Below is a window of Ctenopharyngodon idella isolate HZGC_01 chromosome 7, HZGC01, whole genome shotgun sequence DNA.
AGTTCTGGGGGAGGAAGGGGGGCTAACTAGTGACAGCAGCTGGTTAATTATGACTTATGTTTGTCCTATTAAGCACAGCTGCTGTTGAAGTAGCCAATCAACACATCTAGTTCCTAACAAGTCAATCAACATTGCTTATTTAAAATCTAGCCAGCAGTCACATGTTATCAGTTTTAGCCGTATAGCTCAGGATATTGTGATTTAGTGCTAATGTAGTTTTGGTAGTGTTTTAATCTACCACACTACAGACACTTCAGTTAATCAGTGACTATGGCTTTTGGATTTGTTTCAGGGTAATTGTTTTTGAAAccatttctttcttctctttatGTGAAGTGAATCTAATGGGACTTTGTTTCTCATTCTTTAGAGGAGTACTTTTCTTGTGTGCAGTAACATGTGCTCTACTTGATGCTAAAAGATTCCAGCAGTTCCCCAGACTGCCACAAGGTAATGGGCTGATAAAAAGATGTCTGTCAATAGGAGTTTAAAGTCTGTTTAGTTGTCTCTAAACTGTTGTCTTTTTGTCTTGCTCATAGTTCCCATTGAGGTTGAGTGCAAGGCCCGTTCCCTGTTCGTCTCAGTGGACATACCACCCTCTGGCAGTGAGCCTCGTTTTGAGGCAATTGGTGTGTTTGAGTTTTCACCCTTTTTAGCATGTACATGTAAAGTTCTAAATGCAAAATGATGTGTGTGACTTCTCCTTTTTGGTCTCTTTGTAGATGCCACAGGTGCATATCCTGTTACAGAGAGCTATGGGGCTCAGTGTGGTTACACTTACTCTGTCCATCCCCTGCTGGGTCGTGTTATTCTGAAAGCCTCATACTTCTCCTGTCACACAGACAATCAGGTACAGTTCACATCCGTAGTGATGGACCACTTTCAGGATAATGCTCACTTGAGTGTAATCTAGGCCAAAAATCCTGGCCAAATGTTTGGAGTCAATAAaggttgattttaaatttgacCTATTTAAAGACTCGTTTGTGTCAatgagtgacagtaaagacttctGTCTGTTAAttcagtttcaaataaatggccttgactttctattcaaagaatcctggaaaaaactTTCTAGTTTGcacaaagcagcacaactgttttaagcataaataaGTTGTTGTTGAGCACCAAATTGGCGCAttaggatcatgtgaccctaAAGACCTAATGGCAGAGACATtaagatttattaaaatattaaatggtaGTTTTAAGTGTaacatcacaatattactaATGCAGCTTTGATGATGATAAGAGACTTCAGAAACTTACTTgttgacctcaaacttttgaatagtatatttatttttttcagaatgatGAGGTCTTCACCTTCACGTTCGGTGTGATCATTGTGGATCAGAGTGGTGAAGAATTATATTTCAATGTCTCTGAGACTTGCTCCGTTCCTCCTTTTTCTCCAAGAGAGCTTATTTGTGAGGAGAACTACATGGAGGTATGAGTGACTTTAATATGATTGTGTCTGGTTCGGTCTAATTGTTTGTTCCCTCTAGGTATCTGTGAAAACTAATCTTCCTTGCTCTACATCTGGCAGTGTTAAAGAAGACTTCTCTGCAGCTTTCTCTGTAGTAAGTGGCTAGCTCTTATTCTTAATGGTTCACTTTGAACAACACAGTGGTCTTGGCTGCACTGTTTTGCTTCAAGGCCCGAAGTTCAGCAGTGGAGGCCTGGCAGGTGACGTTACAACAAGGAGGACAGCAGTCTGAAGTCATGTCGACTGAAGAAGCTGCTGCTCTGGGCTACTTCATAACCGCCACACCAGGCAGACTTGTTTTTCGGACAACCTTTGGACAACCTCACGCTTCTGTCAAAATGGTATGCCACATAACCAAAATGGTTAATGTCACTTCCACTTAACATACATGTGACCTGATCTCAAGTGTTAATGAcatcagaactttttttttttttttctttttttctctctaggtCAGTGGTGTTGCAGTTGAGGTGGTTGAAGCCACAGTGTTTTTTAGACAGAACTGGATGGTGGTCATGGTGGACCTGGTTGCTGCCTGCGCACTGGGTAAGAACCAAATGTGTATCTGTTCATGTATGGGTTTTTAATTTGCTAAAAATTAGTAGTTTTACCCTAACAATAACCGTTGTTTGGTATTGTGAAAAGGATAAATGCTGtgcttttaaacaatgtttgagTCCCCTTCAGGTTCCATACTTGGACCATATTTGGTTATGTTTCAGATGAAGGCTCTTTTGATGGCTACAGATTTCACTGGAGGACCCCTGTGAAGACTCCTCTGGGTGTTCAACCCTCTGAGTTAAGGAGCGAGTACATAGGCATGGGAGTTGATGGTGAGCTCCTAGATAAACAGGCCTCAGTAGACCAAGGCTACTCTCTGACTGTCGGTGAAGAGACTGTTGACAGTAGCATCCCCTTTGCTGCCGAGGGTGTGATCAGGAAGGTATGGTCTGTGGAGTTCTATCCACGTATGATgctggaagttttttttttttttttttttttttttttttttttaagcatccAGGTTATGAATGGAGTGTTAATTTGCCTACAGAGCTTTGTGACTGATGGCGTGTATAATGAGTTGTACACAATCCAGATGATCTACCAGCATTTGTTCGTGGACAAGCATGGTGTGGAGGCAAAGTACAATATGATCCGGCAACTGGCCACTCCACCAATTCCTCGTCCTCCCTTTTCAATTAACCGTAAGTTGGAATAGACCTTAAATGGTTGTCATTGCTGCTCTTTAGTTCACAAAGTCACTTTAACTGTACTGACTCTTCCAGAAACAAACCTTGAGGAACGAGTCTTCACAGTCTACCTGGGTAATATTCCTTTTGATGTGGAACTGGTGGCCATAGAGCTGAATGGGCAGGAGATCTCTGTGCCGACTGCCATGCAGATGGGATACTCCATCACCAGAGTCCCAAAAGATGGTGGTGATAATACCTCTGCGTACATC
It encodes the following:
- the zpax4 gene encoding zona pellucida protein AX 4, with translation MAFGFVSGGVLFLCAVTCALLDAKRFQQFPRLPQVPIEVECKARSLFVSVDIPPSGSEPRFEAIDATGAYPVTESYGAQCGYTYSVHPLLGRVILKASYFSCHTDNQNDEVFTFTFGVIIVDQSGEELYFNVSETCSVPPFSPRELICEENYMEVSVKTNLPCSTSGSVKEDFSAAFSVARSSAVEAWQVTLQQGGQQSEVMSTEEAAALGYFITATPGRLVFRTTFGQPHASVKMVSGVAVEVVEATVFFRQNWMVVMVDLVAACALDEGSFDGYRFHWRTPVKTPLGVQPSELRSEYIGMGVDGELLDKQASVDQGYSLTVGEETVDSSIPFAAEGVIRKSFVTDGVYNELYTIQMIYQHLFVDKHGVEAKYNMIRQLATPPIPRPPFSINQTNLEERVFTVYLGNIPFDVELVAIELNGQEISVPTAMQMGYSITRVPKDGGDNTSAYILRVPFEDQFVVKQYITEGVFEYSLEVKWTLNIFPQMEAYYHFSSLTAYIHEILPPVFDSVCANNGIRFMKDHQEYDYLWDVVIGHYPLTQQLASERGYIMTNDSTSLTLDVPLFTIGYIYENITLQQFYGTFELLTRNAKTLEIEQSSAKSCLFETTELLVCSTEGVMTVVSDIIKAVPAADPARTTLLDPSCRPQETDETRVLFSFGLNTCGTRFQIDQQYVTYENEIIFHELYSTDSKPVITRDAAYRMTVRCIYPVSGIESLFVDRKFRMETPGIGQIKDPVKVPPQMLKPMQLQKQNVMKPSYQAVVAKKPADYVHAGQWSSPADERAWSLGPNGNF